Proteins found in one Coffea eugenioides isolate CCC68of chromosome 5, Ceug_1.0, whole genome shotgun sequence genomic segment:
- the LOC113771645 gene encoding putative F-box protein At1g67623, protein MANEQKGRSTTSILSLPTEVLSEVLARVASCSSTDLFRAKLCCKLFYEVSEADNIYHRVSMDKFEIVPWSKNDQVLRFLKKCRESKNPEALYRKGVVDYFTDKHEDSALECLEEAANSGHADAAYALGIIYIFLGGDELKRKGMRLLSGLKKSRILKAKQFHPRDNLRALLRMIWVKNPLFLNPTPICCAMTHERKTSSWPMDADDVEEESTCEACACDEEIGAICAALPYR, encoded by the exons ATGGCCAACGAACAAAAAGGGCGTTCAACAACCTCCATCCTGTCCCTTCCGACCGAGGTGCTATCCGAGGTGCTTGCACGTGTCGCATCTTGTTCATCCACTGATCTTTTCCGGGCAAAACTATG CTGTAAGTTGTTTTACGAAGTTTCGGAAGCGGACAACATTTACCACCGAGTGTCAATGGATAAGTTTGAAATCGTTCCGTGGTCAAAAAACGACCAAGTGTTGAGGTTCTTGAAGAAGTGTAGAGAAAGCAAAAATCCAGAAGCCTTGTATCGAAAAGGAGTG GTTGATTATTTTACGGACAAGCATGAGGACTCAGCATTGGAATGCCTGGAAGAAGCTGCCAATTCAGGCCATGCGGATGCGGCATATGCGTTGGGAATAATTTACATCTTTCTTGGTGGGGACGAGTTAAAGCGCAAAGGTATGCGACTGCTGAGCGGGTTGAAGAAATCCAGAATTCTGAAAGCCAAACAATTTCATCCTCGTGACAATTTGCGAGCGCTGCTGAGGATGATATGGGTCAAGAACCCTTTGTTTCTAAACCCAACGCCCATTTGTTGTGCCATGACACACGAGAGGAAAACATCTTCATGGCCTATGGATGCCGATGACGTGGAGGAGGAGAGTACATGTGAAGCCTGCGCTTGCGATGAAGAAATTGGAGCAATTTGTGCTGCCCTACCTTATCGTTAG